In Phaseolus vulgaris cultivar G19833 chromosome 10, P. vulgaris v2.0, whole genome shotgun sequence, a single genomic region encodes these proteins:
- the LOC137818689 gene encoding putative disease resistance protein At4g11170 — translation MQSSEMCSPFGEKYDVFVSFRGADTRTNFTNHLLNALTQKSISVFIDYELTKGDYIWPVLARAIEGSRVSIVVISENYASSSWCLKELEHILQFRRTRGMVVIPVFYEVDPSHVRKLSGSFDKSFAKHELDTGSCSWDPEAHRKDVSRWKAALKQAANISGWDSRSYRNEATFIQNLVNDVLQKLQQRYPTDLKGLVSMKNTCGKVDLLVQKYRVIGIWGMGGIGKSTIAKALFAKYFPSFDHVCFVANAKEFSLDKLFSNLFREEVSASNVVGSTFDMRRLRRKKILIVLDDMDRLDVLEYLCREYEDLDPASKLIITTRDKQLLEGRVDQIYEVKKWKTRASLKLFCFEAFKQKHPKKGYEILSESAVEYAGGVPLALKVLGSYLRSKGINFWESTIRKLSLYPNERIQKVLEVSYTGLHDLEKNIFLDIVFFFKEKQKDHVIRILDACGFEATSGIEVLADKALLTISNRKIIRMHDLLQQMGLEIVRQESSGDPGSRSRLKDNEAREVIEENKGTDAIQGIALDLSQIKGLILHADTFTKMKTLRFLKFYNTLGQSARDTYLDLPGTIEPFSDKLRYIEWIGYPFESLPSPFCAKVLVEIHMPHSKVKQLWQGIQELNYLEGIDLRQCKQFEELPDLSKAPRLKWVNLSYCESLQHLHPSVLSSGTLVTLILDKCTNLKSVKSEKHLKSLEKISVNGCLNLVEFAVSSDLIENLDLSYTGIQTLDTSGSMHKLKWLNLEGLNLKHILGELSCLTSLKVLKISGNELVIDKQQIHVLFNGLRYLQILYLKDCIKLFELPDNISLLTQLQELRLDRSDLKRLPENIKNLKMLEILSLEDCKELLCLPKFPSLIKHLRAINCTSLVSVTNLKTLATEMLGMTKRITFKNSGKLDGHSLRIIMDSLHLTMMSAAYHNVLVRSYGTYKICNYTSVELCLPGGTVPEHIHYRSTKSSITIALPSRSELLGFIYSVVLSPIGGMKTDGAKIFCKCHLPEEGIKATWLYGDIRGLKSDHVYVWYDPLHCDNILRYYELSKVCFEFCVANDKGEVDGSICIKECGVGIINVLEVHSVLQELDFDSDKKKKLVEGVELESKLGNQQRVWSESSSSDTSESDSEIIVKPDSAEKGKSPHKEIKTDSRTNALKYGSNKEAPVKSDATLHETVGSHLDNENEFREKSITQSKVVVMVELENTESTCKETLSTAKRSPKENSRESTEIVANEHFTPLQASSQGSSEHLHDRLDKSNKQVVETHDTDKFVTEYSSFDLENCLQQLDENPFAILDLLSNEPSPSLKQSETCVQKVAQANDATTILNEFRTLVFSTSLLKKLPDQSYRQQIEESLHKLNTYRREITEEQNEGLEKFIELYNKASKISQDKMLTEDEQAKLASEKRELYNKLQDSKLKVQQFDTTISTSKSEIENLQKRQREIQEAIKKLQQEKEALEKERSTLEFLCSEKQTKKNETLESVKHISTSVVYTTKQLKELVEKRLSLVSAYEDLKKPYQRMKTKPPF, via the exons ATGCAAAGTTCGGAGATGTGTTCCCCCTTTGGCGAAAAGTACGATGTTTTTGTGAGTTTCAGAGGAGCAGACACACGAACAAACTTCACAAACCATCTTCTGAATGCTCTGACTCAGAAATCAATCAGCGTATTCATAGATTACGAACTCACCAAAGGAGACTACATTTGGCCAGTCCTTGCCAGAGCAATCGAGGGGTCTCGTGTGTCAATTGTTGTTATATCCGAAAACTATGCCTCCTCCAGCTGGTGCTTGAAAGAGCTGGAACACATACTCCAATTCAGAAGAACTCGGGGTATGGTTGTTATACCCGTCTTCTATGAAGTAGATCCCTCACACGTAAGGAAGCTGAGTGGGAGTTTTGATAAGTCTTTCGCAAAGCATGAGCTAGACACCGGATCATGTTCATGGGACCCAGAAGCCCACAGGAAGGATGTTTCTAGGTGGAAAGCTGCTCTCAAACAAGCAGCCAATATTTCTGGATGGGACTCCAGATCATACAG AAATGAAGCAACGTTCATCCAGAATCTTGTCAATGATGTATTGCAAAAGCTACAGCAGAGATATCCTACAGATCTAAAAGGCTTAGTCAGCATGAAAAATACTTGTGGAAAGGTGGACTTGTTAGTGCAAAAATATCGAGTCATTGGAATTTGGGGTATGGGGGGAATTGGTAAGTCAACCATTGCTAAAGCCTTGTTTGCCAAATACTTTCCCTCTTTTGATCATGTCTGCTTCGTGGCCAATGCAAAAGAATTTTCGCTCGATAAGCTTTTCTCTAACCTATTCAGAGAGGAAGTTTCCGCATCAAATGTGGTAGGATCAACATTTGATATGAGGAGACTCAGAAGGAAAAAGATTTTGATTGTACTTGATGATATGGATCGCTTAGACGTATTGGAATATTTATGTAGAGAGTATGAGGACCTAGATCCCGCTAGTAAACTCATCATAACAACACGAGATAAGCAATTGCTCGAGGGAAGAGTTGATCAGATCTATGAGGTCAAGAAATGGAAAACCAGAGCATCTTTAAAGCTTTTTTGCTTTGAAGCCTTCAAGCAAAAACATCCAAAAAAGGGTTATGAGATTCTCTCAGAAAGTGCAGTTGAATATGCCGGTGGTGTTCCACTAGCTCTTAAAGTTTTGGGTTCATATCTTCGTTCAAAAGGTATCAATTTTTGGGAAAGTACTATAAGAAAACTCAGCTTGTATCCTAACGAGAGAATTCAGAAAGTGTTAGAAGTGAGCTACACTGGATTACATGATCTAGAAAAGAATATATTTCTAGACATTGTATtctttttcaaagaaaaacagaaagatCATGTCATTAGGATACTAGATGCCTGTGGTTTTGAAGCAACTAGTGGGATAGAAGTTCTCGCAGATAAAGCTTTGTTAACAATTTCAAATAGAAAGATAATACGTATGCATGACTTGCTGCAACAAATGGGTTTGGAGATTGTACGTCAAGAGAGTAGTGGGGATCCTGGTAGCCGTAGTCGATTGAAGGATAATGAAGCTAGGGAAGTGATTGAAGAAAACAAG GGAACTGATGCTATTCAGGGCATAGCATTAGATTTGTCTCAAATTAAAGGTTTAATTTTGCATGCTGACACATTCACAAAGATGAAAACCTTGAGATTTCTGAAATTCTACAACACATTGGGTCAGAGTGCTAGAGATACATACCTTGACCTTCCTGGAACTATTGAGCCATTTTCTGATAAACTGAGGTACATTGAGTGGATTGGTTACCCGTTTGAGTCTCTTCCATCACCTTTTTGCGCTAAGGTTCTTGTTGAGATTCACATGCCACACAGCAAAGTAAAACAGCTTTGGCAGGGGATCCAG GAGCTCAATTATTTAGAAGGAATTGACCTAAGACAATGCAAGCAGTTTGAGGAGCTTCCAGATTTGTCTAAGGCACCAAGACTTAAATGGGTGAATCTCTCCTATTGTGAAAGTTTGCAGCATCTTCATCCATCTGTTTTATCCTCAGGCACACTTGTTACTTTGATACTGGATAAGTGTACAAACCTCAAGAGTGTTAAAAGTGAGAAACATTTAAAATCTCTAGAGAAGATCAGTGTTAATGGCTGCTTAAATCTGGTGGAATTTGCAGTTTCATCagatttaattgaaaatttggatttaagCTATACAGGAATCCAAACATTGGACACATCAGGGAGTATGCATAAACTTAAGTGGCTCAATCTGGAGGGCTTAAACCTCAAGCATATTTTAGGAGAGTTATCTTGTTTGACATCTCTCAAGGTGCTGAAGATTTCGGGTAATGAACTGGTAATAGACAAACAGCAAATACATGTCCTGTTTAATGGATTAAGGTACCTGCAAATACTATATTTGAAGGATTGTATTAAGTTGTTTGAACTCCCTGACAACATCAGTCTCTTGACACAATTACAGGAATTAAGGTTAGACAGAAGCGATTTGAAAAGGTTGCCTGAAAACATTAAGAATCTTAAAATGTTGGAAATTCTGTCCCTCGAGGATTGCAAGGAGCTTCTTTGCCTACCAAAGTTTCCATCCCTCATCAAACACTTACGTGCCATTAACTGTACATCATTGGTGTCAGTGACAAACTTGAAGACATTGGCAACAGAGATGTTGGGAATGACTAAACGCATTACATTCAAGAATAGTGGGAAATTGGATGGACATTCACTCAGAATTATTATGGACAGCCTCCATTTAACAATGATGAGTGCTGCATATCACAATGTGTTAGTAAGATCATATGGGACATACAAAATTTGCAACTATACGAGTGTTGAGCTCTGTTTACCCGGAGGGACTGTCCCTGAGCATATCCATTATCGATCCACTAAGTCCTCCATTACCATTGCACTTCCTTCGCGTTCTGAATTACTGGGCTTCATTTACTCAGTGGTTCTTTCTCCAATTGGTGGAATGAAGACTGACGGTGCTAAGATATTTTGTAAATGCCACTTGCCAGAAGAAGGTATAAAGGCAACATGGCTATATGGTGATATCAGGGGATTGAAGTCGGATCATGTTTATGTATGGTATGATCCATTACATTGTGACAACATTCTCAGATATTATGAACTATCAAAGGTTTGTTTTGAGTTCTGTGTTGCAAATGATAAGGGGGAAGTTGACGGTTCCATCTGTATTAAAGAGTGTGGGGTAGGCATTATAAATGTTTTAGAAGTGCATAGTGTTTTACAAGAGTTGGACTTTGATTCGGATAAGAAAAAGAAGTTGGTGGAGGGAGTGGAGTTGGAATCAAAGCTTGGGAATCAACAACGGGTTTGGAGTGAATCAAGCTCTTCTGATACCTCTG AGTCAGACTCAGAGATTATTGTTAAACCAGATTCAGCTGAAAAGGGTAAATCTCCTCACAAGGAAATCAAAACTGATTCCAGAACAAATGCA CTCAAATACGGAAGTAATAAAGAAGCACCAGTTAAATCAGATGCAACATTGCACGAGACCGTGGGGTCACATTTAGACAATGAAAATGAGTTTAGAGAAAAGTCAA TCACACAATCAAAGGTAGTAGTTATGGTTGAGCTAGAGAACACTGAATCGACTTGCAAGGAAACCCTGAGCACTGCTAAAAGAAGTCCAAAAGAAAATTCTAGAGAGTCTACAGAAATT GTGGCCAATGAACATTTCACACCACTTCAAGCCTCTTCCCAAGGGAGCTCTGAGCACTTGCATGATAGGTTAGACAAATCGAATAAGCAAGTTGTAGAAACTCATGATACAGATAAATTTGTTACTGAATACTCATCCTTTGACCTTGAGAATTGCCTCCAACAGTTGGATGAAAATCCATTTGCAATCCTTGACTTACTCTCTAATGAGCCATCTCCTTCACTGAAACAATCAGAAACTTGTGTTCAAAAGGTAGCTCAAGCAAATGATGCTACAACCATCCTCAATGAGTTCCGAACCTTAGTGTTCTCAACTTCGTTGCTAAAGAAACTTCCAGACCAGTCCTATCGGCAACAAATTGAAGAATCACTACACAAGCTTAACACTTATCGTAGAGAAATTACAGAAGAGCAAAATGAGGGTTTAGAAAAATTTATAGAGCTATACAATAAAGCTTCCAAAATTTCTCAAGATAAGATGTTAACCGAGGATGAACAAGCAAAACTGGCATCTGAGAAGAGGGAGTTGTATAACAAACTTCAAGATTCTAAACTGAAAGTTCAACAGTTTGACACCACCATCTCAACTAGTAAGTCTGAGATTGAAAACCTCCAAAAAAGGCAAAGGGAAATCCAGGAAGCTATAAAAAAGCTTCAACAAGAAAAGGAAGCCTTGGAAAAGGAGAGGTCAACACTAGAGTTTTTATGCTcagaaaaacaaacaaagaagaaCGAAACACTTGAATCAGTGAAGCATATCTCAACTTCTGTTGTTTACACAACCAAACAATTAAAAGAACTTGTAGAGAAAAGATTGAGTTTGGTTTCAGCTTACGAAGACCTCAAAAAGCCATATCAAAGAATGAAGACAAAGCCCCCATTTTAG